The Pelodiscus sinensis isolate JC-2024 chromosome 5, ASM4963464v1, whole genome shotgun sequence genome includes a region encoding these proteins:
- the FOXI3 gene encoding forkhead box protein I3, with amino-acid sequence MSAGHLPPDSPAGPRPPQPRRAQEAPEMAVYGGEPFGVYPPGAAAASSGQRPAAYALSDYGAAANAGYLWGVGSPAPYLQGSPGPAAPFLPPASYGCSRAGPSGPGSPAPAAAELGWLSLAGQEELLRLVRPPYSYSALIAMAIQSAPGRKLTLSHIYQYVAENFPFYRRSKAGWQNSIRHNLSLNDCFRKVPRDEDDPGKGNYWTLDPNCEKMFDNGNFRRKRKRRSEPNASAMASSVGGLKAEEGRPIPAAAGKPCGNSFSAELEPSPARDHPKRTSSPGIISASSGCLSTFFNGMSSLSSGGSRLAGGLSSSELHYRNFPAGQMSGGTFTVSSSSSSPEALPPDQLQRVPGPTAAYYSSFHPSSSSPGAQYNHYYNFTVNSLIYTRDGTEV; translated from the exons ATGAGCGCCGGCCACTTGCCGCCGGACTCCCCCGCCGGCCCGCGGCCCCCGCAGCCCCGCCGCGCCCAGGAGGCGCCGGAGATGGCGGTGTACGGCGGCGAGCCCTTCGGCGTGTACCCGCCCGGCGCCGCGGCCGCCTCCTCGGGCCAGCGGCCGGCCGCCTACGCGCTGAGCGACTACGGGGCGGCGGCCAACGCCGGCTACCTGTGGGGCGTGGGCAGCCCGGCCCCCTACCTGCAGGGCAGCCCCGGGCCGGCCGCCCCCTTCCTGCCGCCCGCCTCCTACGGCTGCTCGCGGGCCGGCCCCTCCGGGCCGGGCTCCCCCGCGCCCGCGGCGGCCGAGCTGGGCTGGCTGAGCCTGGCCGGGCAGGAGGAGCTGCTGCGCCTGGTGCGGCCGCCCTACTCCTACTCGGCGCTCATCGCCATGGCCATCCAGAGCGCGCCCGGCCGCAAGCTGACACTGAGCCACATCTACCAGTACGTGGCCGAGAACTTCCCCTTCTACCGGCGCAGCAAGGCGGGCTGGCAGAACAGCATCCGCCACAACCTCAGCCTCAACGACTGCTTCCGCAAGGTGCCCCGCGACGAGGACGACCCGG ggAAGGGGAACTACTGGACCTTAGACCCAAACTGTGAGAAGATGTTCGACAATGGGAATTTTCGGCGCAAGCGCAAGCGGCGCTCTGAGCCTAACGCCTCTGCAATGGCGTCCTCTGTGGGTGGCTTGAAAGCTGAGGAAGGGCGTCCCATCCCCGCGGCTGCAGGCAAGCCCTGTGGAAACAGCTTCTCTGCAGAGTTGGAGCCATCACCGGCCAGGGACCATCCGAAAAGAACCTCCTCTCCAGGCATCATCTCAGCCAGCTCTGGCTGCCTGAGCACCTTCTTCAATGGCATGAGCTCACTGAGCAGCGGAGGGAGCCGCCTGGCCGGGGGTCTCAGCAGCAGCGAACTGCACTATAGAAACTTCCCCGCAGGACAGATGAGTGGTGGCACCTTCACTGTCTCCTCCAGCAGCTCTTCCCCGGAAGCGCTCCCACCAGACCAGCTGCAGCGAGTTCCAGGGCCCACGGCAGCCTATTATAGCTCCTtccaccccagcagcagcagcccaggggCCCAGTACAACCATTATTACAACTTCACAGTCAATAGCCTCATCTACACCCGGGATGGCACCGAGGTGTAG